GGGAACAATACTTGTGATAGCTTGAGGGCTTACGAGTGATTTGGTTAGGTGTTTAGGGAGTAAATTGGAAGTTTCGGAAACAACAAAACCTTGATGTTGCTAGGGTTTCTGTAAGGTTTTAATCAGAGAGAGACTTCTTCCCACTGAATAGAACTTAGTAATCCAATGGCGGACAAATTCAAAATTGTAAATGGACTTAACGAAGATAGTGACGATGACGAAGGGTTGGAACAGAAGCTTGATGAAGATTGGGAGGATTGGAAAACTGATGAAGAATACGAAGCAGAAGAATTTATCTGTTTGTTCTGTGATGAAAAGTACAAATCCATCGAATCTGTTTTCAAATATTGTAGCTCTAATCattcttttgattttcaaagtaTAAAGAAAACATTAAGCTTGAATTTTTACGATTCCTTTAAGCTCATCAATTACGTCAGGTCTCAGGTACCTTCTTATTCGTTTTTCTGTCTGTTACTTAATATCTTGGTTTGATGTGTTAATCTGTTAAACTTAGTTGATTTTTTTGGTTGTTAGGTAGCAGAAAATCAaggttggagttggagttgtttgGAGAATGAAAAGCGATGTTGGGAAGATGACAAGTATCTGAAACCTTTCATGAATGAGGATTCCTTATTGCACAACTTCTgggaggatgaagatgatgaggaagaagattATGCAATGGCGGTTGATAAAGAGGAAATACTGATGGAGCTAGAAAACAATCAAGATGTTGAAATGAATCAGCTCATGGATGAGGACATTATGGATGTGGTTCCTTCTAGTAAGGAAAATGGAAGCGAAGACAGATTCCCAGAGTCAAATGGGTCTTTGGACATGTTAAGATCATTGGAGAAGGTCACACTTAATGGTGGAGTAGCTGGTAAAGATAGTGAATCATCTAATAATAAGGAAAAGCGTAAGCTTGGGAAGGTTTCTTTTGCAAATGTTGTTGCAAAGGAAATCAAGACTGTAAATGAGAATTATTTTGGGGCATATGGCAAATTTGGCATCCATAGAGAGATGATCAGTGATAAGGTATTTTCTCATTTTTCAATTAGAAgaatttttctcatttttcaaTTAGAAGAATCACTAGTTATTAATCTGTGTCGCAAGAAATCAGAGGTTTGCATAAATTCACTTTTTACTTTTGATGCTCTAGAAATTCAGTATAGACTCACAGAATCTTGCCGTGTAGGTGAGAATGGATGCTTATAGAGGAGCAATCTTGAATAATCCCTCTCTCATGAATAATGCGACTGTTATGGATGTTGGTTGCGGTACTGGAATACTAAGGTTGGTTCTTCTTGTTCATTTGTATCCCCGTGTTATGTCGTGCTGTGAGTGCAACTACTTTCTTTCAGAAATCGACCCAGTTTATGAACCCTCATCCTAGTTCTTCCATGATCTCTGATACTAGTAGCTAATCTCTAAAACTAGTAGCTTCCACCTGTATTATGTAAGAGTAGGAGACTATAATGAGTCTCTGTATGAGCTATCTGGACCTAGTTGAATCCTGCAAATTCCATAGAAAATCTTGTTGCAGATTCTTCTAGTAATCTTCTCTTTCATGAACGTTGAAGTCTTGCTATGGTTCGTTCAACTTCTACTGAAATAGAAGGATAGTAATTGTTGGTTGATTCTGTCAAAAATATTTGAATTTTGTATTTCAATTGAGCCTCATATTCCCTGCCGTCATAAAGGGTAAAAAGATAAGTTAGTTGCATAGGTCCAGTAATTGGTTATTCTCTGTTTATTGAATAAATGTCTCCACTCTGGCAGTCCTAACCATGAACATTACTTGTTTCTCATGTCTGTGTTTCATATTATCTTTTGTAGTCTGTTCGCAGCCCAAGCAGGGGCTTCAAGAGTGTATGCAATAGAAGGCAGTGAAAAAATGGCCTCAGTGGCTACTCAGGTATAGGCTCATCTCCCTATTATTTTTTCTGTTCTCTAATTGTGTATGTGAAGATTGGTTTTGTTTTAATGGCGTGGATGTATGCATGAACGCAGATTGCCAGAGAAAATGGAATGTTATATGATGCAAACTCAAGTGCTGGTAATGAGCATTGCACTGGAGTAGTCAATATAGTTCAAGGCATGGTTGAAGAGCTTGACAAAGTGGTGCAAATTCCACATCACAGTGTCGACGTATTACTAAGTGAATGGATGGGATATTGTCTCCTCTATGAAACGATGCTTACCTCAGTGCTTTATGCCCGTGATCGCTGGTTAAAACCAGGTGGTGCCATTCTCCCTGACACTGCAACTATTGTAAGTTCTCTATCTGCTTCAAGTTCCTGTGCATCTAACTTTTAACCTTAGATTTTACACACTTTCTGATTGAGGCATCTTGTATAGTTCGTAGCAGGTTTTGGAAAAAGTGGAACCAGCATCCCATTCTGGGAAAATGTTTATGGTTTCAATATGTCTTGCATTAGTAAGGAGGTTGTAGAGGATGCTTCAGAAAACCCTATAGTTGATGTGCTGGACAGTCGCGATATAGTGACCCAAAATACTATTCTCCAGGTTAGTTCATTTTTAAAAAATGTTATGCGCCGGTTGAGATTACTTCGATCCACGCATTATCAGCATTGGTGATATTCTCATTATATTAGTTTGCTTTCTGAACCCTCAAGAACACTTTGTATCTAACTTTGACTTaaaattggtttttgtttctCAGGCTTTTGATTTGGCAACTATGAAGGCTGAAGAGATGGACTTTACGTCAAGCTTCGAGTTGGAGGCGAAGTCAGATCTTTCATTGACAGATGGAAATGCCAAATCAACTCGGTGTTATGGAGTGATCCTTTGGTTTGAGACTGGTTTCAGTAGCAGATTCTGCAAGGAAATGCCAACGGTCCTCTCTACATCACCTTATACTCCTAGTACACATTGGTCCCAGACTATATTCACATTCCGGGAACCAATTGCATTGGCACTTGCAAAACCCGAAGCCGACGGAATGGCAAAAATCGGAACTGAATCTTACCCCGCTGCAAAAATCCAAGCACGCATCAGCATTGTTCGTGCAGCGGAGCATCGTAGCATTGATATATCCTTGGAAACTTCTGCAGTCGGTGTAGATGGTCGAAAACAAAGTTATTCTGTTCAAATCTTTAATCTATAAACAATTTAGTTCCTGTTTGTTAATACACAGATGAGCTTCCTATAAGTTTCAAAGGGTAATTTAATGGTATTTTTTTGGAAGTGAGTTGCATCTGTGTATTCCTCCAGGTTCTGATGTGCAGATTAAGATTTTGTTGTTGCGACTTGAGTTACTCCTTACTTTCTAGTAAAATTTTGATGGACATTTAAGCATTTTAGGTTGTGGATTCTGAAACAAACAATCGAAGTACTGCTTATTATATACACCGTTCAGCATTAAATTTACTCTCATGGTAGTTCCAAAAATCATCCTTTTTATCTTTATCAGTTTCAACTTCCATGGGAAAGATTCACTTGTGGAGATTTTCCGGTGGTTCTCCTCAGATGTGGCtaaaaaataaatgaatctaATTCACTAATATCAGGCCTGACACGGGCACGGACCCAAAACAGATTCAAACTGGAAGCACTGACATGGGCCCACGGGACTGAGTTGAATTTCTTGAAACTGGGAAGCAGTGGATGGAAGTTGAGAACTGTTTAAGAGAAGCAAGCCCGCCATTACTGAGACGACTACAATTGAATCAAGGAAGAAATCTAGACAAAGGAAGAGCTgagaaaccctaaataatgtggAGTAGAGCTTGTTGTATCCCTAATTCAATAAAATTACCATCACTAGCGTCAAGTTATTTATGCAGTCTCAAGAATACTAGTAATAGATTAAGTTTATCTCCATTGAAACCTACTAATACTCATACTTGTTCTTTTTCTAAACTCTTTATCACACTCGCGCCCATTTCACTTTCATCTTCCCATTTTCTAACACCTATTAGATTCAAGGATACTACTTTGTCTAAGAGAAAAGGCATGACAACTCCGAATGGAAGAGGTCAGTACTGGGTTCTCGTAAAACCCTCATGTTATTCTTAGCTCTTATATTTTTGGTTCTTCTAGTAATTAGTACGATTTCAGGTGAATGGATTGTTCTAATTTGGATTTCTATTAGTTTCAGATTTTCTTTCTGTATCATTCTGGTGAGACATAATAGGGGCTTGATCAAATCTGTTTCTTTTATTGAAGTAACTGTGCGTGTTAATAACTTGGTAATTAATCATGAATAGCTGTTCTTGTTATGCATTCATCCATTGGTAGGAGGTCCTCTATTGTATTGTGTAAAGTGGGATTGAGTTTTGAATAGTTTGAAGCATCAATACGGATGTTTCCGGTGTTTCTGTGTATCTCTTACTTCGTAAAAAGCTTGTTATGATTGATTAGGTCCAAGCTCTGAGTGTGTATGTGTCTGTCTTCAGCCTCTTGTAGTTCTGGAAGCAGTGGAGGAGGTGAAAGCCGGGAAATACTCGTTCAGCATTTACTTGTTAAAGAAGAGGATCTTAAACTTCTGGTGGAGGTTCAAGCGAGTATAGCAAGAGGTCAGAAACAATAAACTGCACTTTAAGCGAATAGAAAACGGCACGTCTTAGGCTTTACATCTTGCTTCTTGTATCTGATTGGGTGAGCTTAAATTGTTAGCTTTTATGTTGTCCGAGACCCCCAGTGGTTCATGAAGTGAAAgctgaatttttttttcatttaacaCCCCATAAAAGTGATAAATCATTCCCTGCAGTTTAAGTCAGACACATTTACCTATATTTATTGCCTGTGAGACGCGAGTTGTCTCATATCCAATTGTTAGCATGTTATGTACATCTTAATCAAGTAGCAAAGTTGAACACTGGCATGGTACATATAAATGCTAAattatcttatttttcttcttcccccATTCCCGTTCTGTTACTCTCTCCCTTTTCTAGATATTTCTAGTAAGAGATTTGCAGCACCTTGTTGTTGTTTAATAAAGTGGTAATTTATTCATGTATGCAGGACTGGATTTAAGTGACTTGGCTGTCGAGTACTCAATTTGTCCATCAAAAGATCAGGGGGGCATGCTTGGATGGGTTAGGAAGGGGCAGATGGTACATCTTGAAACTATTCATATACTACTTTCACATGTTGTAAAGCACTCTTAAACTCTGTTCATCCGTTCTTGAATAGtttttcttccattttgttgatCCCTGATTGACTTTTGTTTCTTGGTTACGTATCCTAAATAAGGTGCCAGAATTTGAGGAAGCAGCTTTTAGTGCCCCTTTAAACAAAGTAGTTCGATGTAAAACCAAGTTTGGATGGCACTTGCTTCAAGTAGTGTCCGAGAGGTATGCATTCTTGACCTTCATTTGTTTGAATAATTAAAGCAGCTTAGTTACCCATTTAATCACTTGTTGCGAAGAGAAACTAATACATTATGCAACAAACTCTGTTGCATCAGGAGTAAATATTAAATGTTGGGTATTTTAGAAGGATCTCAAAAAAGAAGACAATAATTCTcccaaaaaaaattctctcacATTCCTTTGTGTATATATAGGGAAGAAGCTGTGCTCCAAGATGTTCAGCCAGAGGAGTTCCATATAAAAATGCAAGACCCAAGTTTCCTTGAAGAGGCCCAACTATTAGATGTTCGAGAACCCGAAGAGATGTATGGATCTTACGAAGTGTCTTTGCAGACTTCTCTAAGTCAACCAAGAGAGCTTCATTTTTAATCCGAAGCTTTTTATCTTCAAGGCTCGATATTCTCATCTCTAAtctgtttgattattttgttgaAACAGCACCCAAGCTTCATTGCCTGGTTTTGAGGTTCTTCCTCTTCGTCAGTTTGGCAGTTGGGGGTCAGAAGTAACAACCAAATTCAATCCTGAAAAAGACACTTACGTTCTGGTATTCTTGAAGTATTTACGTTTTTCTAGGTTGATATACTCAGTATTGATAAAGattatgttttgattttcttcattCTTCGAACTGCAGTGTCATCACGGAGTTCGATCTCTACAGGTTGCGAAGTGGCTCCAGGCTCAGGTTAGATCCTCATTGCTTTGACCATTTTATTTGATTGTGTGGAACATGAATTGTGAAATACCTTCAATGCTTGAATTTACTCAACGTTTTTGACTCTCTCTAAAGTAAGTGATCAATCTTTTGCCTCACGGATTGGCCAGGAAGAAAAAATCTCGATCAATCACGTCGCTGCTGATAATTTGTTATTGCTTCTTGTAGGGGTTCAAGAGAGTGTTCAACATTGCTGGAGGAATTCATGCATATTCAGAGAAAGTTGATCCATCTATCCCAACTTACTAGCAAAGGATGATTGTGTCTTTATAAGATCAACTAGATGTATACAACTTATGTTATGTCTTGAAATGAAGACTTCAATTTTGATGATAAGAACCCTCAGATTTGTATgcatcttatttttatttttaaagcattAAAAATAAAACACTGTAACTGGTCACAAATAAGCAAGATAGGAGGGTCTTTTAGCCCATATAGAATATCAACGAAGGGGGAGGGGAGTGATGAGGAAACTCAACAAGCATTGTACAACACGAGAGGACTTTTCGTGCTAATGCAAAATTGTCCATAAGTACTCGGTTTCATATATGCAGTTCACCATTGTCCAGTTTTCAACAGGCATGGGCATGACACTTTTAACCGCAAATGCGATCAATTGGAAGGCCAATGTAATGAAATCAATTCCCCAAGATTATTAGGTAATACACCGGTGAATATGAATATACTTGAAATTCGGAAGTTCACTCTTCATAAATGTTAAATCTTTGATGGGAGTTTGCAGCCTCAATAGCATAAAAGAGTCGACACAAAGTAGAACTTTTATTTACTGCCTACAACCTAAAACTGCAATTAGTGACCATTATCAGTAGAACCCTTCTAAATAACTTCTATGCTTGGTCACCAAAGGGTGGAATTACTCGCACAGAATTCCCAATATATCCTGATCTCCATACAAGAGATACCTGTAAGGATTTCAAAGGAACATTAGAAAAAAATCACATATTGCGCTTTTTAATGAATTCATAGATCAACCGTTAACAATCAACACAAGCATCGTAAGAAAAATATATGATTTCAAAGGTACAAAACATCCTAAAAAGTTCATGCAAAGGGTTAACAACAATATTCCTTCAGAGATTTCTTTTCGGTTTGAAGTATCGAGATTTTTCTTATATAGACTAATAACTAAACCTTGTATTCTCAACCATAAGGCAATTTCCCGAAGTTCACGAATATATCCTCATACAAAAACAAGAAGGCATAGGAGAAATTGATAGCTGACGGATATACAGCGAGTGGGTATTGGATATTTAGTATTGGCTTATAAGCACTTAGCCTTTTTAGTAAATAAATAGCAGAA
This portion of the Papaver somniferum cultivar HN1 chromosome 11, ASM357369v1, whole genome shotgun sequence genome encodes:
- the LOC113321796 gene encoding probable protein arginine N-methyltransferase 3 — its product is MADKFKIVNGLNEDSDDDEGLEQKLDEDWEDWKTDEEYEAEEFICLFCDEKYKSIESVFKYCSSNHSFDFQSIKKTLSLNFYDSFKLINYVRSQVAENQGWSWSCLENEKRCWEDDKYLKPFMNEDSLLHNFWEDEDDEEEDYAMAVDKEEILMELENNQDVEMNQLMDEDIMDVVPSSKENGSEDRFPESNGSLDMLRSLEKVTLNGGVAGKDSESSNNKEKRKLGKVSFANVVAKEIKTVNENYFGAYGKFGIHREMISDKVRMDAYRGAILNNPSLMNNATVMDVGCGTGILSLFAAQAGASRVYAIEGSEKMASVATQIARENGMLYDANSSAGNEHCTGVVNIVQGMVEELDKVVQIPHHSVDVLLSEWMGYCLLYETMLTSVLYARDRWLKPGGAILPDTATIFVAGFGKSGTSIPFWENVYGFNMSCISKEVVEDASENPIVDVLDSRDIVTQNTILQAFDLATMKAEEMDFTSSFELEAKSDLSLTDGNAKSTRCYGVILWFETGFSSRFCKEMPTVLSTSPYTPSTHWSQTIFTFREPIALALAKPEADGMAKIGTESYPAAKIQARISIVRAAEHRSIDISLETSAVGVDGRKQSYSVQIFNL
- the LOC113323418 gene encoding rhodanese-like/PpiC domain-containing protein 12, chloroplastic, giving the protein MWSRACCIPNSIKLPSLASSYLCSLKNTSNRLSLSPLKPTNTHTCSFSKLFITLAPISLSSSHFLTPIRFKDTTLSKRKGMTTPNGRASCSSGSSGGGESREILVQHLLVKEEDLKLLVEVQASIARGLDLSDLAVEYSICPSKDQGGMLGWVRKGQMVPEFEEAAFSAPLNKVVRCKTKFGWHLLQVVSEREEAVLQDVQPEEFHIKMQDPSFLEEAQLLDVREPEEITQASLPGFEVLPLRQFGSWGSEVTTKFNPEKDTYVLCHHGVRSLQVAKWLQAQGFKRVFNIAGGIHAYSEKVDPSIPTY